The following proteins are encoded in a genomic region of Takifugu flavidus isolate HTHZ2018 chromosome 3, ASM371156v2, whole genome shotgun sequence:
- the LOC130522161 gene encoding uncharacterized protein LOC130522161, whose product MASAKFVFCLMCLEKIATREFSPSLNWKTNFILVKPGQNLTLPCLHRDDFSTRISWFKQILGEKPRLICMYWISSKLWIFVNDFKTNPRFQIHPGNKGAYLTISDLELSDSATYYCVNQYLTVFDFLESYVIVEGSGLTIDQPASHSIQAEGSVMLNCTVHTGWTCDGDHTVYWFRNSGPSQLGLMYSHTGGNKQCERKTNTCFYSFSLKNLNTSQTGTYYCAVAACGHILFGNGTKLVCGGECSNFVYIIFCIL is encoded by the exons ATGGCATCTGCaaagtttgttttctgtctgatgtgCTTAGAGAAAATTG CTACAAgggaattttctccatctttgaattggaagaccaattttatcttggtcaaacctggacagaacctgactttgccgtgtcttcacagagatgatttTTCTACCAGGATCTCTTGGTTTAAACAAATTCTGGGAGAGAAGCCGAGGCTGATCTGTATGTACTGGATATCAAGTAAACTTTGGATATTTGTGaatgacttcaaaaccaatccacGTTTCCAAATACATCCTGGTAACAAAGGAGCTTATCTGACAATATCAGATTTGgagttatcagactcagccacctattactgtgtaaatcagtatttaacAGTATTTGACTTTCTAGAAAGTtatgtcattgtagagggttcagggttgactATAGATCAGCCAGCATCACAttctatccaagcagaaggttctgtgatgctgaattgtacagtacatactgggtggacttgtgatggggatcacactgtttactggttcagaaactctggaccatctcaactgggactcatgtacagccatacaggcgggaataagcagtgtgagaggaaaaccaacacctgtttctacagcttttCCTTGAAGAACCTAAatacttctcagactgggacctactattgtgctgttgcagcatgtggacacattctgtttggaaatggaaccaagctggtgtgtgggggtgagtgctctaattttgtgtatattattttctgtatattgtag
- the LOC130523191 gene encoding uncharacterized protein LOC130523191 isoform X1, whose translation MTSAKLIFWLICLEKFAQTATMEFSPSLNWKTNYILVKPGQNLTLPCLHRGDVSTKISWFKETLGEQPILLCTYVILRNRCSCVNDSKSNQRFQLHAGNKGTNLTITDLKLSDSATYYCVNQYLNVFDFTEGHNVIVEGSGLTIDQSASQSIQAEGSVMLNCTVHTGWTCDGDHTVYWFRNSGQSQLGLMYSHTGRNKQCERKTNTCFYSFSLKNLNTSQTGTYYCAVAACGHILFGTGTKLVCGDEGNHLVLVYFLSAAWIFTIIVVVLLSISVFMTKRKNSHHSLDSQSRFQASSRANAEGYQEENNLHYAALRNNQPNRSMQNRQNECVYSAVRL comes from the exons atgacatctgcaaagttgatcttctggctgatatgtttggagaaatttg ctcagacagctacaatggaattttctccatctttgaattggaagaccaattatatcttggtcaaacctggacagaacctgactttgccgtgtcttcacagaggTGATGTTTCTACCAagatctcttggtttaaagaaactctgggagagcAGCCGATTCTGCTCTGTACATACGTGATATTAAGGAATCGTTGTAGCTGTGTTAATGACTCAAAATCCAATCAACGTTTCCAACTACATGCTGGTAACAAAggaactaatctgacaataacagatttgaagttatcagactcagccacctattactgtgtaaatcagtatttaaatgtatttgactttacagaaggtcataatgtcattgtagagggttcagggttgaccatagatcagtcagcatcacagtctatccaagcagaaggttctgtgatgctgaattgtacagtccatactgggtggacttgtgatggggatcacactgtttactggttcagaaactctggacaatctcaactgggactcatgtacagccatacaggcaggaacaagcagtgtgagaggaaaaccaacacctgtttctacagcttttCCTTGAAGAACCTAAatacttctcagactgggacctactattgtgctgttgcagcatgtggacacattctgtttggaactggaaccaagctggtgtgtgggg atgaaggaaaccatcttgttttggtgtatttcctcagtgcggcctggatatttaccataatcgtggttgttttattatccatttcagtttttatgacaaagaggaaaaacagtcatcactctctgg actctcaaTCAAGATTCCAAGCTTCATCCAGAgcaaatgcagag Ggctaccaagaggaaaacaacctccattatgcagctttgaggaacaaccagcccaacagatcaatgcagaacagacagaatgaatgtgtgtactctgctgtgaggctgtag
- the LOC130523191 gene encoding uncharacterized protein LOC130523191 isoform X2, with protein sequence MTSAKLIFWLICLEKFATMEFSPSLNWKTNYILVKPGQNLTLPCLHRGDVSTKISWFKETLGEQPILLCTYVILRNRCSCVNDSKSNQRFQLHAGNKGTNLTITDLKLSDSATYYCVNQYLNVFDFTEGHNVIVEGSGLTIDQSASQSIQAEGSVMLNCTVHTGWTCDGDHTVYWFRNSGQSQLGLMYSHTGRNKQCERKTNTCFYSFSLKNLNTSQTGTYYCAVAACGHILFGTGTKLVCGDEGNHLVLVYFLSAAWIFTIIVVVLLSISVFMTKRKNSHHSLDSQSRFQASSRANAEGYQEENNLHYAALRNNQPNRSMQNRQNECVYSAVRL encoded by the exons atgacatctgcaaagttgatcttctggctgatatgtttggagaaatttg ctacaatggaattttctccatctttgaattggaagaccaattatatcttggtcaaacctggacagaacctgactttgccgtgtcttcacagaggTGATGTTTCTACCAagatctcttggtttaaagaaactctgggagagcAGCCGATTCTGCTCTGTACATACGTGATATTAAGGAATCGTTGTAGCTGTGTTAATGACTCAAAATCCAATCAACGTTTCCAACTACATGCTGGTAACAAAggaactaatctgacaataacagatttgaagttatcagactcagccacctattactgtgtaaatcagtatttaaatgtatttgactttacagaaggtcataatgtcattgtagagggttcagggttgaccatagatcagtcagcatcacagtctatccaagcagaaggttctgtgatgctgaattgtacagtccatactgggtggacttgtgatggggatcacactgtttactggttcagaaactctggacaatctcaactgggactcatgtacagccatacaggcaggaacaagcagtgtgagaggaaaaccaacacctgtttctacagcttttCCTTGAAGAACCTAAatacttctcagactgggacctactattgtgctgttgcagcatgtggacacattctgtttggaactggaaccaagctggtgtgtgggg atgaaggaaaccatcttgttttggtgtatttcctcagtgcggcctggatatttaccataatcgtggttgttttattatccatttcagtttttatgacaaagaggaaaaacagtcatcactctctgg actctcaaTCAAGATTCCAAGCTTCATCCAGAgcaaatgcagag Ggctaccaagaggaaaacaacctccattatgcagctttgaggaacaaccagcccaacagatcaatgcagaacagacagaatgaatgtgtgtactctgctgtgaggctgtag